One Echinicola strongylocentroti DNA window includes the following coding sequences:
- a CDS encoding LacI family DNA-binding transcriptional regulator: MIRIKDIAKLAGVSVGTVDRVIHKRGKVSEKAREKVESVLQEIDYTPNLLAKTLGSNKVYTIALLVPHPGQDPYWKLSMTGLDIAQKEWRPYHMELQPYFFELENAKSFTAAAQQLLKDSPDAVVSAPIFLHEAVDFFKQLDQLSIPYVHFNTMISEVSPLSFIGQDSYQSGRLGASLLHLLTKDQTGSPAILHIRESVQHSVHFREKERGFRDFFGAMSPSQTVTAITIEGNDMDTFEEKLIRGIKKHDIKGLFIPTSSGAKLTANALEKNGLQHISIVGYDLLKENIDLLKNDKINFLIHQNPSRQLFRGIHHLANHLLFKKSAPSKELFPLEVITAENVDSYLEAVLH, translated from the coding sequence ATGATACGAATAAAGGACATCGCCAAGCTAGCCGGTGTATCCGTGGGAACAGTGGACCGTGTGATTCACAAAAGAGGAAAGGTTTCTGAAAAAGCTAGGGAAAAGGTAGAATCAGTCCTTCAAGAAATAGATTATACGCCCAATCTACTCGCCAAAACCCTCGGCTCCAATAAGGTGTATACCATTGCCCTTCTGGTCCCACATCCGGGGCAAGACCCGTACTGGAAGCTTTCCATGACTGGACTGGACATCGCACAAAAAGAATGGAGACCCTACCACATGGAACTCCAGCCTTATTTCTTCGAGCTGGAAAACGCCAAGTCATTTACTGCAGCAGCTCAGCAGTTACTTAAAGACTCACCTGATGCCGTAGTGAGTGCACCGATCTTCTTACATGAGGCGGTTGATTTTTTTAAGCAACTTGACCAGCTTAGCATACCCTATGTCCACTTCAACACCATGATATCAGAAGTCTCCCCACTCTCCTTTATCGGTCAAGATTCCTATCAAAGTGGAAGGCTCGGCGCATCCCTACTCCACCTGCTGACCAAAGATCAAACGGGAAGTCCTGCTATTCTCCACATCCGGGAAAGTGTACAGCATTCCGTCCATTTCCGTGAAAAGGAAAGGGGTTTTAGGGATTTTTTCGGGGCTATGTCGCCTTCCCAAACTGTAACTGCAATAACTATAGAGGGAAATGACATGGACACTTTTGAGGAAAAACTCATCCGTGGCATCAAAAAACATGACATCAAAGGGCTGTTTATCCCCACCTCTTCTGGGGCTAAATTAACCGCAAATGCACTTGAAAAAAATGGCCTTCAGCACATCAGTATTGTGGGATACGACCTGCTCAAAGAAAATATCGACTTACTCAAAAACGATAAAATTAACTTTCTAATCCACCAAAACCCCAGCCGACAACTATTCCGAGGCATCCACCATTTGGCCAATCACCTCCTCTTTAAGAAAAGTGCCCCCTCCAAAGAGCTTTTTCCCTTGGAGGTGATTACTGCTGAAAACGTAGACTCCTATCTAGAAGCGGTCTTGCATTGA
- a CDS encoding SusC/RagA family TonB-linked outer membrane protein, translating into MKHKLLLTTMLCLLLGFSAWAQGTVTGTITDDNGEPIPGASIRVVDTNLGTITDLDGIYTIEVPAGKTTLTFSFVGFETKQEEIGGRTKIDVTLSPSVSDLQEVVVTGAMGIEKDPRKLGYAVSTVDSKDILQSSPTNVASALYAKAPGVTISTNPGGATSAVAVQIRGLSSISYQQQPLLVVDGVISRNGDTNNDGYWSSPRIKGNGILDINPENIESINILKGAAASALYGSDAAAGVIVITTKDGGKSNGFGLDFNVSYGVEKVGVLPDVQNVFGPGYDRASNMSQGADENGWVEREVNGQTVQSPLFNAWGQFGPEMDGRDVYFWDGQIRPYVAYEDNMRNFYRTGHSGIYNVAISNGTEKSNYRLSYTRNDYKGVMEGGEQNKNTFNLNSKYQVAPKVNVDLVATYISEKVTNRPWMVDRMSNNYSGFLNPATDIRWFEEKYQTSKGYKYIPANGNLYDLSEAFALNTSGTPYMDYYWTQRARQFTENTNRLMGAMTVTYDILDNLTVRGRVGTDYTGYATENKEPNTVPLSVDNSGAYGTSQDQYRIFYGDVLVSYNASLGNGYDLNLRAGYQAREENYRYTSQNTQGGLTEENWFSMNASRQNPRGYSTRSYLVKDGLFAMASLDIKDYLFIETSLRQERTSTLYYDNNKFLYPSVSAAFELSKVASLPEFITYSKIRSSYGVVGNPAPAYQANVVYNAASIDGRPALYPLEQYGNNGLQNELKHEAEIGWENKFANNRLGLNLTYYQNTIKDMILPLQVPSSTGANTILSNVGNMKNYGLEVGLSATPVQTEDWMWDIQFNTGFNRNQVTTLMPGLETLIHSRPDNGSLQIVSQIGQPAGDILGYTLSRDENGKLLVGDDGFYIPDYDNLVKLGNVQPKAAGGFINNVGYKNFNLNAVIDYKWGGQVYSPSIQYMRSAGMLEETLFGRSEAYGGLPYYENADGEFVSAEGMSQGPNGESIYHDGMVMDGVTAEGEPNSTIVDAPNYYLNTYYWGSYPGSGLNGTYESAVFDNNYIKLRELVLSYTFPKVAVSKFKIQNLTVSGYGRNLFYIYKSLPHLDPEAAVGTNYLTRGGIGNGGAASRSYGFSIRASF; encoded by the coding sequence ATGAAGCACAAACTTTTACTTACAACAATGCTGTGTTTATTGCTGGGATTTTCAGCATGGGCACAGGGAACCGTAACAGGAACGATCACCGATGACAATGGGGAGCCGATTCCTGGAGCGAGTATCAGGGTGGTGGATACTAACCTTGGTACCATTACCGATTTGGATGGGATTTATACTATTGAGGTTCCAGCCGGTAAGACTACGCTGACCTTTTCTTTTGTAGGTTTTGAGACCAAACAAGAAGAGATCGGAGGGAGGACAAAAATAGATGTGACACTTTCTCCAAGTGTCAGTGACCTTCAGGAAGTGGTGGTCACTGGAGCCATGGGTATCGAAAAAGATCCTAGAAAATTAGGGTACGCTGTATCAACAGTAGACTCCAAGGATATTCTTCAGTCTTCCCCGACTAATGTGGCTTCAGCCCTTTATGCCAAGGCGCCCGGAGTGACCATTTCTACCAATCCTGGTGGTGCTACTAGTGCGGTGGCCGTACAGATACGAGGGCTTAGTTCCATTAGTTATCAGCAGCAACCGTTATTGGTCGTGGATGGTGTGATTTCACGAAATGGTGATACCAATAATGATGGTTATTGGAGCAGCCCAAGGATTAAGGGCAACGGTATTTTGGACATTAACCCTGAAAATATCGAGAGCATCAATATACTAAAAGGCGCTGCGGCATCTGCACTGTACGGATCCGATGCTGCCGCTGGCGTGATCGTAATTACCACTAAGGATGGTGGCAAATCCAATGGTTTTGGATTAGACTTTAATGTGTCCTATGGTGTAGAAAAAGTAGGTGTATTGCCTGATGTCCAGAATGTATTCGGACCTGGATATGACCGTGCGTCCAATATGTCACAGGGTGCAGATGAAAATGGATGGGTAGAGAGAGAAGTGAATGGCCAAACCGTACAGTCTCCTTTATTCAATGCATGGGGGCAATTTGGACCTGAAATGGACGGTAGAGATGTGTATTTCTGGGATGGCCAGATCAGGCCTTATGTGGCTTATGAAGATAACATGAGGAACTTTTACAGAACAGGACACAGCGGGATCTATAACGTAGCCATATCTAACGGTACAGAGAAATCAAACTACAGACTTTCTTACACACGAAATGACTATAAAGGTGTGATGGAAGGTGGTGAGCAGAATAAAAACACCTTTAACCTAAACTCTAAGTATCAAGTGGCTCCAAAAGTAAATGTGGACCTGGTAGCGACCTATATTAGTGAGAAAGTGACCAACCGTCCATGGATGGTGGATCGAATGAGCAATAACTACAGTGGATTCCTTAATCCAGCTACAGATATCAGGTGGTTTGAAGAAAAATATCAGACCAGCAAAGGTTATAAATATATTCCGGCTAATGGGAATTTGTATGATCTAAGCGAAGCATTTGCTTTAAATACTTCCGGAACACCTTATATGGATTATTATTGGACGCAAAGAGCACGTCAATTTACTGAAAACACCAATCGCCTGATGGGGGCCATGACAGTTACCTATGACATTTTGGATAACCTGACCGTAAGAGGTCGTGTAGGGACAGATTATACAGGTTATGCCACAGAAAATAAGGAGCCTAATACAGTGCCATTATCTGTAGATAATTCAGGTGCCTATGGTACTAGCCAAGACCAATATCGGATCTTCTATGGAGATGTCTTAGTCAGTTATAATGCATCCTTGGGCAATGGGTATGACCTTAACCTGAGAGCAGGTTATCAAGCTAGGGAAGAAAACTACCGATATACTTCGCAAAACACGCAAGGTGGACTGACTGAGGAAAACTGGTTCAGCATGAATGCGTCCAGACAAAATCCGCGAGGGTATTCTACCCGGTCTTATTTGGTGAAAGACGGACTCTTTGCCATGGCCTCATTGGATATAAAGGATTATTTGTTTATCGAGACCTCGTTAAGGCAAGAAAGGACTTCAACGCTATATTATGATAATAACAAATTCCTTTATCCATCTGTAAGTGCAGCTTTTGAATTAAGCAAAGTGGCTTCACTTCCTGAGTTTATCACTTACAGTAAGATCAGGAGTTCTTACGGTGTGGTAGGAAATCCTGCCCCAGCCTATCAGGCCAACGTGGTTTACAATGCGGCGAGCATTGACGGAAGGCCAGCGCTTTATCCATTGGAACAGTATGGTAACAATGGCCTTCAGAATGAGCTGAAGCATGAGGCAGAGATTGGTTGGGAAAATAAGTTTGCTAACAATCGATTGGGGTTGAACTTGACGTACTATCAAAATACTATCAAGGACATGATCCTTCCACTACAAGTGCCTTCATCAACAGGTGCCAACACGATCTTGTCAAATGTGGGGAACATGAAAAACTATGGATTGGAAGTTGGTCTTTCCGCCACGCCAGTGCAGACGGAAGATTGGATGTGGGATATTCAGTTTAATACAGGGTTCAATAGAAACCAAGTGACAACTTTGATGCCCGGATTGGAAACATTGATCCATAGCCGCCCGGATAATGGGTCTCTGCAGATCGTCTCTCAAATTGGTCAGCCAGCAGGTGATATCTTAGGATATACCCTGTCCAGAGACGAAAATGGCAAGTTATTGGTAGGAGATGATGGATTTTATATCCCAGATTATGACAACTTGGTAAAACTTGGCAATGTGCAGCCAAAAGCAGCCGGTGGTTTTATAAATAATGTTGGATACAAAAACTTTAACCTAAACGCAGTTATCGATTACAAGTGGGGCGGACAAGTTTATTCACCTTCTATCCAATACATGAGAAGTGCAGGGATGCTTGAAGAAACCCTTTTTGGCAGAAGTGAAGCATACGGTGGATTGCCTTATTATGAAAACGCAGACGGAGAATTCGTTAGTGCAGAAGGAATGTCCCAGGGGCCAAATGGTGAGTCCATCTATCACGATGGGATGGTCATGGACGGAGTTACGGCTGAAGGAGAGCCGAATAGCACTATCGTCGATGCGCCAAATTATTATCTGAACACCTACTATTGGGGCTCCTATCCAGGTTCTGGCCTGAATGGTACTTATGAGTCAGCGGTGTTTGATAACAATTATATCAAACTACGTGAATTGGTCCTTTCTTATACCTTCCCTAAGGTGGCAGTGAGCAAATTCAAAATCCAAAACCTGACAGTTTCGGGCTATGGCAGAAACTTGTTTTACATCTACAAGTCACTTCCTCATTTGGATCCCGAAGCAGCAGTAGGTACCAATTACCTCACTAGAGGTGGTATTGGAAATGGTGGCGCGGCATCCCGCTCGTACGGATTTTCCATCAGAGCTTCTTTCTAA
- a CDS encoding SusD/RagB family nutrient-binding outer membrane lipoprotein: protein MKINLRYIGFSLLASLGVMSCTEADFEDNYYDPEKSVTASVEKLYTGLLYNDNLENRNTTFPRYWNLFTFQIPMLGTYSQTNGYTNGQKLYEQATAYNQDRWDYYYSAFISNYREMENHYNAIEDAEKKEQFRLFMETGKVHLYDQTSQMVDIWGDIPFSEAGGLITTGGDIVRPKYDKAEDIYTTMIDDLKSIADFLNSYEPVGFYKAAFDNADILNQGDIEKWKIYANSLRLRLAMRISYYDEAKAQAVVGEILNNPGTYPVVSNVDETVQFVARGEQLNSLLTHHGGGIKDATIGLTAPGYMVNDLMVPSEDPRLRVMFAENKNGDYVGVPNDWAGSRVTDSTQVEYFSRLDTATYSRNDKFPGIIITAAEVSLFKAEAAERWAIGGDAAEAYETGVRQSIEFLFHINELNDNADGTNFIPEVKPTAAEIEDFLSSELIAYTGATDEKLAKIGTQQWLNHGLMYAYHAWAEFRRTGYPALEFVEDPSSNQSSLPPMRLFYPETERTLNTENYNEVAAEDRVDVPIFWDVN, encoded by the coding sequence ATGAAAATTAACTTAAGATATATAGGCTTCTCACTCTTGGCTTCTTTAGGAGTGATGAGCTGTACAGAGGCGGATTTTGAGGACAATTACTACGACCCAGAGAAATCTGTCACAGCAAGTGTTGAAAAGCTGTACACAGGCTTGTTGTACAATGACAACTTAGAGAATAGAAATACCACTTTCCCTAGATATTGGAATCTTTTTACATTCCAAATTCCGATGCTGGGCACCTATTCACAGACCAATGGCTATACCAATGGTCAAAAGCTCTATGAGCAGGCCACAGCGTATAATCAGGACAGGTGGGATTATTATTACTCCGCTTTTATTTCCAATTACCGGGAAATGGAAAACCATTACAATGCGATAGAGGATGCAGAGAAAAAAGAACAATTCCGTCTCTTTATGGAAACTGGAAAAGTCCATTTGTATGACCAGACTTCGCAAATGGTAGACATCTGGGGGGACATTCCTTTCAGCGAAGCAGGTGGACTGATCACTACCGGAGGGGATATCGTAAGACCAAAATATGACAAGGCTGAGGATATCTATACTACCATGATAGATGATTTGAAAAGTATCGCTGATTTCCTCAATTCCTATGAACCGGTTGGTTTTTACAAGGCAGCTTTTGACAATGCCGATATCCTGAACCAAGGAGATATAGAAAAATGGAAGATTTATGCCAATTCCCTACGGTTGAGGTTGGCCATGAGGATTTCTTACTACGATGAAGCCAAAGCACAAGCAGTAGTCGGCGAGATATTGAATAACCCTGGTACATATCCGGTGGTTTCCAATGTGGACGAGACAGTACAATTCGTCGCTAGGGGAGAGCAATTAAACTCCCTACTTACCCACCACGGCGGGGGGATCAAGGATGCCACCATTGGGCTTACTGCGCCAGGTTATATGGTGAATGATTTGATGGTGCCAAGTGAAGATCCTCGCTTAAGGGTGATGTTTGCTGAAAATAAAAATGGCGACTACGTGGGAGTGCCAAATGATTGGGCAGGAAGTAGGGTGACTGATTCCACACAAGTAGAGTATTTCTCTCGATTGGATACTGCCACCTATAGTAGAAATGACAAATTCCCTGGTATCATTATTACTGCGGCCGAAGTCAGTTTGTTCAAAGCGGAAGCCGCTGAAAGGTGGGCTATAGGAGGAGATGCTGCGGAAGCTTATGAAACAGGTGTACGTCAATCCATTGAATTCCTGTTTCATATCAATGAGCTGAATGACAATGCGGACGGTACCAACTTTATACCGGAAGTAAAACCTACCGCTGCAGAAATAGAAGATTTCTTAAGCAGTGAACTGATCGCTTATACTGGAGCGACGGATGAGAAGTTGGCAAAAATCGGTACACAACAATGGTTAAACCACGGTTTGATGTATGCCTATCACGCTTGGGCAGAATTCAGGAGAACAGGTTACCCCGCATTGGAGTTTGTGGAAGACCCGAGTTCTAATCAGTCTTCTTTGCCACCTATGAGACTGTTCTATCCAGAAACAGAAAGGACACTCAATACCGAGAATTACAACGAAGTAGCAGCTGAGGATAGGGTAGATGTACCTATCTTCTGGGATGTCAACTAG
- a CDS encoding arylsulfatase, with the protein MRIQIFVGCFVASLFMMGCQSTANKTTKEQSKPNIIYIYADDMGFGEVGVNGQEKIKTPNLDKMAAEGMVFTQHYTSSPVCAPARCGLMTGLHTGHAYIRGNKPVLPASFTDEVENGQQPLPEGTVTIGKMLQDAGYVTGAIGKWGLGMTGNSGAPNRQGFDYFYGYLDQRQAHNFYPTHLWENDQWDSLANPYIFVHAPSDRGNKANAQAMTNFAKSGLKYGDEGFFDAYKGEEYAVDKMTEKATQFIQGHKDQPFFLYLPYTIPHVSLQVPDAALDPYLGKFEEEPYLGQQGYAPHEFPKSAYAAMISYLDQEVGKILHLLKAEGLDENTLVIFTSDNGPTFNGGVDAPYFNSTAGLRGLKMDVYEGGVRMPMIARWPGKVPANSKTDHVSAQYDVMATLADLVGTEAPKMTDGVSFLPALSGDIVNQEPHEFLYFEYPEKGGQLAIRMGKWKGVKTGLKKEPDAAWELYDLENDVNETNDIAAANPAIVKKLDAIAKKEHKEPAFDQWGFMETVLGK; encoded by the coding sequence ATGCGAATTCAGATTTTTGTCGGTTGTTTTGTGGCATCTTTATTTATGATGGGATGCCAGTCCACTGCTAATAAGACGACAAAAGAGCAAAGCAAGCCCAATATTATTTATATCTATGCAGATGATATGGGGTTTGGTGAAGTTGGTGTAAACGGGCAAGAAAAGATCAAGACTCCCAATTTGGACAAGATGGCCGCTGAGGGGATGGTTTTTACACAGCATTACACGTCGTCTCCAGTTTGTGCTCCTGCCCGTTGTGGGTTGATGACGGGCTTGCATACGGGACATGCCTATATTCGAGGAAATAAACCTGTGTTGCCTGCAAGCTTTACCGATGAGGTTGAGAATGGACAACAACCACTCCCTGAGGGCACGGTTACTATTGGCAAAATGCTTCAGGATGCTGGGTATGTGACCGGCGCCATTGGTAAGTGGGGGCTTGGAATGACAGGTAATTCTGGTGCGCCCAATCGCCAAGGCTTTGATTACTTCTACGGATACCTTGATCAGCGACAAGCACATAATTTTTACCCCACCCATCTATGGGAAAATGACCAATGGGACAGCTTGGCCAACCCATATATTTTTGTCCATGCTCCTTCCGACCGGGGAAATAAAGCCAACGCACAAGCAATGACCAACTTTGCAAAAAGTGGTTTGAAATATGGAGATGAAGGTTTTTTTGATGCGTATAAAGGAGAAGAATATGCGGTGGATAAAATGACTGAGAAGGCCACCCAGTTTATTCAGGGTCATAAAGATCAACCTTTCTTTCTTTACTTACCTTACACCATTCCCCATGTTTCCCTTCAGGTGCCTGATGCCGCTTTGGATCCCTATCTGGGCAAGTTTGAAGAGGAACCCTATTTAGGTCAGCAAGGCTATGCGCCCCATGAGTTTCCAAAATCTGCCTATGCTGCGATGATCAGCTATTTGGACCAAGAGGTAGGAAAGATCCTTCACTTGTTAAAGGCTGAAGGGCTGGATGAAAATACTTTGGTGATATTTACCAGTGATAACGGACCTACCTTTAACGGGGGAGTGGACGCACCCTATTTTAATAGTACTGCAGGATTAAGAGGGCTCAAAATGGACGTCTATGAAGGAGGAGTTCGTATGCCGATGATAGCTAGATGGCCAGGGAAAGTGCCTGCAAACAGCAAAACCGATCATGTCTCGGCCCAGTACGATGTGATGGCTACATTAGCAGATCTTGTTGGGACAGAAGCTCCCAAAATGACGGATGGTGTTTCCTTCTTGCCGGCCCTTTCGGGTGATATAGTTAATCAGGAGCCTCATGAATTTCTTTACTTTGAATATCCTGAAAAAGGAGGACAATTGGCTATTCGGATGGGCAAGTGGAAAGGCGTCAAAACAGGACTGAAGAAAGAACCTGATGCTGCATGGGAGTTGTATGATTTGGAAAATGATGTCAATGAGACCAATGATATAGCTGCAGCAAACCCAGCTATCGTTAAAAAACTCGATGCCATTGCAAAAAAGGAACATAAAGAGCCAGCATTTGACCAGTGGGGTTTTATGGAGACAGTCTTGGGGAAATAG
- a CDS encoding SGNH/GDSL hydrolase family protein: MIDMAKLVVVFLVFGLAHSSLKAQELTWHDPLSGDFTVVEGQGWENIAYNRLPDSAREVVRGPVWGLSQNAAGLQLRFTTGASEIKVEFTPGPRLSMPHMPSTGVSGLDLYAKNEAGKWMWVRGKYHFATDSVSYSFITPGNPAGDKEYLLYLPLYNSLSDLKIGVEETNDFAFIPKREEPPIVVYGTSIAQGACASRPGMAWTNIVGRTLGVPMVNLAFSGNGRLEPEVLAYVKAIDARVFVLDCLPNLGPWGGFTEEMVKDKILQSVKAVKAAHPATPVLLVAHAGYSDGWIDMDRKSAYTNLNAWTESCFQELKESGLQGLYFLSYEDIGMGNDDFVDGTHPTDLGMQRYADAYVKKFREIFNK; this comes from the coding sequence ATGATAGATATGGCAAAATTGGTGGTGGTCTTTTTGGTTTTTGGACTTGCCCACTCTTCTTTAAAGGCCCAGGAGTTAACTTGGCATGATCCTTTGTCAGGAGATTTTACGGTGGTGGAGGGTCAGGGCTGGGAAAATATAGCCTATAATCGGCTCCCAGATAGCGCAAGAGAAGTGGTCAGAGGGCCAGTTTGGGGACTTTCCCAAAATGCAGCCGGGTTACAGCTAAGGTTTACCACTGGAGCTAGTGAAATCAAGGTTGAATTTACACCTGGGCCAAGATTATCCATGCCTCATATGCCTTCTACAGGCGTGTCTGGTCTGGATCTTTATGCCAAGAATGAAGCGGGAAAGTGGATGTGGGTCAGGGGCAAGTATCATTTTGCCACGGATAGTGTCAGCTATTCATTCATCACACCAGGTAATCCTGCTGGAGACAAAGAATACCTGCTTTATCTTCCGCTCTATAACAGTTTGAGCGATCTTAAAATTGGGGTAGAGGAGACCAACGATTTTGCATTTATTCCCAAAAGGGAGGAGCCACCAATCGTCGTTTATGGAACCTCCATCGCCCAGGGAGCCTGTGCGAGTAGACCCGGAATGGCTTGGACCAATATCGTTGGAAGGACCCTTGGGGTACCTATGGTCAATTTGGCATTTTCTGGAAATGGGCGCCTAGAACCAGAAGTGTTGGCGTATGTAAAGGCCATCGATGCCCGTGTGTTTGTGTTGGATTGCCTGCCAAATCTTGGCCCTTGGGGAGGATTTACGGAAGAGATGGTAAAGGACAAAATCCTCCAGTCTGTCAAAGCAGTAAAAGCAGCCCATCCAGCTACTCCCGTTCTTTTGGTCGCCCATGCGGGGTATTCGGATGGATGGATTGATATGGATAGGAAAAGTGCCTATACAAACCTGAACGCATGGACGGAAAGTTGTTTTCAGGAATTGAAGGAATCTGGGCTGCAAGGGTTATATTTCCTTTCTTACGAAGACATTGGCATGGGGAATGATGATTTTGTGGATGGAACCCACCCTACGGACTTGGGCATGCAACGATATGCAGATGCTTATGTAAAGAAGTTCAGGGAAATTTTTAATAAATAA
- a CDS encoding TolC family protein translates to MKQSLFSFICLLLLLLGLIPISCKVKSPPSTEELQEQAFAHFILPSTWQEAQEGQSDSTEFTENWLTEFSDPILDTLVKEALVYNNDLKISESRLAQAQGYVKMAQGALRPALNILARENSKLGGSFAGGLNGGVFSASWELDIWGKLRNTKQAQVEEYEALGMEVSFARLSLAAAVVRNYYLATELFLEMKLAEEMVALSTTLVEVAKKRFEVGIGNEKDLAVAQANLSGAKDGRQLLKLTHHNQLRALELILGRYPQAEVAVSASLLKINSTIPAGIPLQLLERRPDVLAAQHRFNASFHRVRSAKAARLPQLSLTGNFGAINSQVVSLVPEFSNPIRSIGGSLIAPIYQGGMLKENVAIKTMEQEQATTAYAKTVLAAINDVEVALETVQNIDEREEILSQEVKHNQRAFELEQIAYKVGKSDLRNVTIQQMDLYSSQISLLRIQTEKILQRVNLYVALGGAM, encoded by the coding sequence ATGAAGCAATCATTATTCTCTTTCATATGTCTCCTTTTGCTGTTGCTGGGATTAATCCCCATCTCGTGCAAAGTAAAATCTCCTCCTTCCACCGAAGAGCTACAAGAACAGGCATTTGCACATTTCATACTTCCTTCCACTTGGCAAGAGGCCCAAGAAGGACAGTCAGACTCCACAGAATTTACGGAAAATTGGTTAACAGAATTCTCAGACCCCATCTTGGACACCTTGGTCAAAGAGGCCTTGGTCTATAATAATGATCTAAAAATCAGTGAGTCAAGACTTGCCCAAGCACAAGGCTATGTGAAAATGGCCCAAGGAGCATTAAGACCTGCCCTTAATATCTTGGCCAGGGAAAACAGTAAGCTGGGAGGGAGTTTCGCTGGTGGGCTGAATGGGGGTGTTTTTTCGGCTTCATGGGAACTGGACATATGGGGAAAACTCAGAAACACCAAACAGGCACAAGTAGAAGAATATGAAGCTTTGGGAATGGAAGTCAGTTTTGCAAGGCTCTCTTTGGCCGCTGCGGTAGTAAGAAACTACTACCTGGCCACTGAATTATTCCTTGAAATGAAACTCGCCGAGGAGATGGTGGCGCTCTCAACCACCCTTGTGGAAGTAGCCAAAAAGCGATTTGAAGTAGGCATAGGAAACGAAAAAGACTTGGCAGTAGCCCAAGCAAACCTTAGTGGCGCAAAAGATGGACGTCAGCTGCTGAAATTGACACATCATAATCAATTAAGGGCATTGGAGCTGATATTGGGCAGATATCCCCAAGCAGAGGTAGCCGTTTCAGCCTCCTTGCTGAAAATAAACAGCACTATTCCAGCTGGCATTCCCTTGCAGTTGCTGGAGCGCAGGCCGGATGTACTGGCAGCGCAGCATCGCTTCAATGCCAGCTTTCACCGGGTCAGGTCTGCCAAGGCCGCAAGACTCCCCCAACTGAGCCTAACAGGTAACTTTGGCGCCATCAACAGTCAAGTTGTTTCCTTGGTACCGGAATTTTCCAATCCCATCAGAAGTATTGGCGGTTCTTTGATCGCTCCTATTTATCAAGGCGGAATGCTCAAAGAGAATGTAGCAATCAAAACGATGGAGCAAGAACAGGCCACCACCGCTTATGCCAAAACTGTACTCGCCGCGATCAATGACGTGGAAGTGGCCTTGGAAACAGTCCAAAACATCGATGAACGGGAAGAAATCCTCTCCCAAGAAGTCAAACATAACCAAAGGGCATTTGAGCTGGAGCAAATCGCCTATAAAGTAGGCAAATCGGACTTGCGCAATGTTACGATCCAGCAAATGGACCTTTACTCTTCCCAAATCAGCCTCCTTCGGATACAAACTGAAAAAATCCTGCAACGGGTAAATTTATACGTGGCTTTGGGCGGAGCCATGTGA